A DNA window from Primulina tabacum isolate GXHZ01 chromosome 12, ASM2559414v2, whole genome shotgun sequence contains the following coding sequences:
- the LOC142521424 gene encoding uncharacterized protein LOC142521424 encodes MGYIYEAMDRAKEAIALAFNNNEEKYQKIFEIIDKRWTDQLHKPLHAAGYFLNPEFFYTNPEIEKDAEVMKGLYECVEKMCEDVDVQDKITYQLSKYKNVDGLFGGSMAIRHRNKLSPAECWLAYGSTTPQLQDFAVRILSLTCSASGCERNWSMFQHLHSKRRNRLAQKRLNDLVFIKYNRALKRRYDLRDKIDPISLDDIDDSNEWLMRGLDNEENNLVFGDDDLTWGDVGRAAGVGEPIYGFRSRASSFSNEVRASTSKTTRKRPISHLLDEEEEEIDDDQESGEDQEEYKSESSRDSDDSMEEDELDLDD; translated from the exons GGTATATATACGAGGCTATGGATCGAGCTAAGGAGGCTATTGCTTTGGCTTTCAACAACAATGAAGAGAAGTACCAAAAGATTTTTGAAATCATTGATAAAAGGTGGACGGATCAGCTTCATAAGCCTTTGCATGCAGCTGGTTACTTTTTGAACCCGGAATTCTTTTATACGAATCCTGAGATAGAAAAAGATGCTGAAGTTATGAAGGGGTTGTACGAGTGTGTTGAAAAGATGTGTGAAGATGTTGACGTTCAAGATAAAATCACATATCAACtctcaaaatataaaaatgttgaTGGGCTTTTTGGCGGTTCTATGGCTATTAGACATAGAAATAAATTATCACCAG CTGAATGTTGGTTGGCTTATGGTTCTACGACCCCACAATTGCAAGATTTTGCTGTGAGAATTCTCAGCCTTACGTGCAGTGCTTCTGGTTGTGAGCGGAACTGGAGTATGTTTCAGCAT CTTCATTCGAAAAGAAGAAACAGGTTGGCGCAGAAGCGTTTGAATGATCTAGTCTTCATTAAATATAACAGGGCATTGAAACGACGATATGATTTGCGCGACAAAATTGATCCTATTTCATTGGATGATATCGATGATAGCAATGAATGGTTGATGAGAGGATTGGACAATGAAGAAAATAATCTAGTCTTTGGGGATGATGATTTGACATGGGGTGATGTAGGCCGAGCGGCTGGGGTTGGGGAACCGATTTATGGTTTTAGATCTCGTGCTTCGTCTTTTTCAAACGAGGTAAGGGCATCTACATCCAAAACAACCAGAAAAAGGCCAATTTCACATCTTTTGgatgaagaggaagaagaaattgatgatgaTCAAGAAAGTGGTGAAGATCAAGAAGAATACAAGTCCGAAAGTTCTAGGGACTCTGATGATTCGATGGAGGAAGATGAACTTGATTTGGATGATTGA
- the LOC142520465 gene encoding NADPH:adrenodoxin oxidoreductase, mitochondrial-like isoform X1, with amino-acid sequence MVILGKLKFLSRSFAALSSAPLRICIVGSAPAGFYTAEKLLKAHEGVEVDILDRLPTPFGLVRSGVAPDHPETKVVINQFSRVAQNERCSFYGNISLGSSISLVELREMYNAVVLSYGAESDRSIGIHGEDLAGIHAAREIVWWYNGHQDCRNLTPDLKSSDTAVILGQGNVALDVARVLLRPTTELARTDIACHALAALEGSSIRRVFLVGRRGPVQAAWTAKELREILGIKDLDIHIQQADLVTTPADEIEMKNNRIRKRVYELLSKAANPGTSPLCNQRELHFVFFHRPEKFLELDDKSGHLAGVRLEKTILKGDDGQMKQVAVGTGVYEDISCGQVLWNSDSTEEH; translated from the exons ATGGTGATTTTGGGAAAGCTTAAATTTTTGTCGAGAAGCTTCGCAGCTCTCTCTTCAGCTCCATTACGCATTTGTATTGTTGGCAGTGCACCTGCTGGATTTTACACCGCGGAAAAG CTTTTGAAGGCACACGAAGGAGTAGAAGTTGATATACTAGACCGATTGCCTACGCCATTTGGATTGGTACGGTCTGGAGTCGCACCTGATCATCCGGAAACCAAG GTGGTGATCAATCAATTTTCACGGGTTGCACAAAATGAACGATGTTCATTCTATGGAAATATATCTCTTGGATCTTCCATATCTTTGGTAGAGCTTCGTGAGATGTATAATGCG GTGGTGCTTTCTTATGGTGCTGAAAGTGACAGATCTATTGGCATTCATGGGGAG GACTTGGCTGGAATTCATGCTGCTAGAGAGATTGTTTGGTGGTATAATGGGCATCAAGACTGTAGAAATCTTACCCCAGACTTAAAAAGCTCTGACACTGCTGTTATTCTCGGGCAG GGTAATGTCGCTCTTGATGTTGCTCGAGTTCTTTTACGTCCAACAACAGAATTGGCAAGAACTGATATTGCCTGCCATGCATTGGCTGCCTTAGAAGGGAGCTCTATAAG AAGAGTTTTTTTGGTTGGAAGACGTGGACCAGTGCAAGCAGCCTGGACTGCAAAAGAACTGCGAGAAATTCTGG GAATCAAAGATTTGGATATTCATATTCAGCAAGCTGATTTAGTTACTACTCCGGCCGATGAG atagaaatgaaaaataatcGGATCAGAAAGCGCGTTTATGAGTTGCTCTCGAAAGCAGCCAATCCTGGAACTTCTCCTTTGTGCAATCAACGTGAGCTCCACTTTGTCTTCTTCCACAGACCAGAGAAGTTTCTGGAATTGGATGATAAAAGTGGTCATCTTGCTGGTGTTCGGCTTGAGAAGACAATACTTAAAG GAGATGATGGTCAGATGAAGCAGGTTGCTGTTGGTACTGGCGTGTATGAAGACATTTCATGCGGGCAAGTTCTCTGGAATTCT GATAGCACTGAAGAGCATTGA
- the LOC142520402 gene encoding UDP-glycosyltransferase 90A1-like → MGSISCPHFAIFPFLSQGHTIPLLYLSRLLRRRSIVVTLFTTAGNSLRIRASLQDMDVSIIELPFPQNIEGVPPGVENTDQLSYGSSFLLFVRATEQMQESFEKALETLQPPASCVISDSFLWWTLKSAQKIGVPRLGFFGMGNFSATMYQILGRFSPHAGTDSFDEPFSMNDFPEIKLTMNDFEPPFGDINPSGPFVDFMMESDDIPGCPDHGCSRDVPRTSRDMKHIHGWCPGQEDKIF, encoded by the coding sequence ATGGGTTCGATTTCCTGCCCGCACTTTGCCATCTTCCCTTTCTTGTCCCAAGGCCACACCATCCCTCTCCTGTACCTCTCCCGCCTCCTACGGCGGCGCTCCATCGTTGTCACTCTCTTCACCACAGCCGGAAACTCCCTGCGCATCCGCGCATCCCTCCAAGACATGGACGTTTCCATTATTGAACTCCCTTTCCCGCAGAACATAGAAGGCGTTCCTCCAGGTGTTGAAAACACTGATCAATTGTCATACGGGTCCTCCTTTCTCCTTTTCGTTAGAGCAACAGAACAGATGCAGGAGAGCTTCGAGAAAGCCCTGGAAACCCTCCAGCCTCCTGCTTCATGCGTCATCTCCGATTCATTTCTCTGGTGGACTCTGAAATCTGCGCAGAAAATCGGGGTGCCGAGGCTGGGTTTCTTCGGGATGGGGAACTTTTCAGCCACCATGTACCAAATATTGGGGAGATTCAGCCCACATGCGGGTACAGATTCATTTGATGAGCCCTTTTCGATGAATGATTTCCCTGAGATAAAGTTGACAATGAATGATTTTGAGCCACCGTTTGGTGATATTAATCCCTCGGGGCCTTTTGTAGATTTCATGATGGAGAGTGATGATATCCCGGGATGTCCGGATCATGGATGTTCCCGGGACGTACCGCGGACGTCCCGGGATATGAAGCATATCCATGGATGGTGCCCGGGTCAGGAGGATAAAATATTCTAA
- the LOC142520465 gene encoding NADPH:adrenodoxin oxidoreductase, mitochondrial-like isoform X2, whose product MVILGKLKFLSRSFAALSSAPLRICIVGSAPAGFYTAEKAHEGVEVDILDRLPTPFGLVRSGVAPDHPETKVVINQFSRVAQNERCSFYGNISLGSSISLVELREMYNAVVLSYGAESDRSIGIHGEDLAGIHAAREIVWWYNGHQDCRNLTPDLKSSDTAVILGQGNVALDVARVLLRPTTELARTDIACHALAALEGSSIRRVFLVGRRGPVQAAWTAKELREILGIKDLDIHIQQADLVTTPADEIEMKNNRIRKRVYELLSKAANPGTSPLCNQRELHFVFFHRPEKFLELDDKSGHLAGVRLEKTILKGDDGQMKQVAVGTGVYEDISCGQVLWNSDSTEEH is encoded by the exons ATGGTGATTTTGGGAAAGCTTAAATTTTTGTCGAGAAGCTTCGCAGCTCTCTCTTCAGCTCCATTACGCATTTGTATTGTTGGCAGTGCACCTGCTGGATTTTACACCGCGGAAAAG GCACACGAAGGAGTAGAAGTTGATATACTAGACCGATTGCCTACGCCATTTGGATTGGTACGGTCTGGAGTCGCACCTGATCATCCGGAAACCAAG GTGGTGATCAATCAATTTTCACGGGTTGCACAAAATGAACGATGTTCATTCTATGGAAATATATCTCTTGGATCTTCCATATCTTTGGTAGAGCTTCGTGAGATGTATAATGCG GTGGTGCTTTCTTATGGTGCTGAAAGTGACAGATCTATTGGCATTCATGGGGAG GACTTGGCTGGAATTCATGCTGCTAGAGAGATTGTTTGGTGGTATAATGGGCATCAAGACTGTAGAAATCTTACCCCAGACTTAAAAAGCTCTGACACTGCTGTTATTCTCGGGCAG GGTAATGTCGCTCTTGATGTTGCTCGAGTTCTTTTACGTCCAACAACAGAATTGGCAAGAACTGATATTGCCTGCCATGCATTGGCTGCCTTAGAAGGGAGCTCTATAAG AAGAGTTTTTTTGGTTGGAAGACGTGGACCAGTGCAAGCAGCCTGGACTGCAAAAGAACTGCGAGAAATTCTGG GAATCAAAGATTTGGATATTCATATTCAGCAAGCTGATTTAGTTACTACTCCGGCCGATGAG atagaaatgaaaaataatcGGATCAGAAAGCGCGTTTATGAGTTGCTCTCGAAAGCAGCCAATCCTGGAACTTCTCCTTTGTGCAATCAACGTGAGCTCCACTTTGTCTTCTTCCACAGACCAGAGAAGTTTCTGGAATTGGATGATAAAAGTGGTCATCTTGCTGGTGTTCGGCTTGAGAAGACAATACTTAAAG GAGATGATGGTCAGATGAAGCAGGTTGCTGTTGGTACTGGCGTGTATGAAGACATTTCATGCGGGCAAGTTCTCTGGAATTCT GATAGCACTGAAGAGCATTGA
- the LOC142520465 gene encoding NADPH:adrenodoxin oxidoreductase, mitochondrial-like isoform X3, with product MVILGKLKFLSRSFAALSSAPLRICIVGSAPAGFYTAEKLLKAHEGVEVDILDRLPTPFGLVRSGVAPDHPETKVVINQFSRVAQNERCSFYGNISLGSSISLVELREMYNAVVLSYGAESDRSIGIHGEDLAGIHAAREIVWWYNGHQDCRNLTPDLKSSDTAVILGQGNVALDVARVLLRPTTELARTDIACHALAALEGSSIRRVFLVGRRGPVQAAWTAKELREILGIKDLDIHIQQADLVTTPADEIEMKNNRIRKRVYELLSKAANPGTSPLCNQRELHFVFFHRPEKFLELDDKSGHLAGVRLEKTILKGDDGQMKQVAVGTGVYEDISCGIALKSIDHKSLAIDGLPFDNHKGIVPNIGGCVLANVSQDESKCDTGLYVCGWLKRGPTGNIGTNLYCAEETASMTLARLFKEGVIIPPDTPGCVRVMGNPRPLMTSA from the exons ATGGTGATTTTGGGAAAGCTTAAATTTTTGTCGAGAAGCTTCGCAGCTCTCTCTTCAGCTCCATTACGCATTTGTATTGTTGGCAGTGCACCTGCTGGATTTTACACCGCGGAAAAG CTTTTGAAGGCACACGAAGGAGTAGAAGTTGATATACTAGACCGATTGCCTACGCCATTTGGATTGGTACGGTCTGGAGTCGCACCTGATCATCCGGAAACCAAG GTGGTGATCAATCAATTTTCACGGGTTGCACAAAATGAACGATGTTCATTCTATGGAAATATATCTCTTGGATCTTCCATATCTTTGGTAGAGCTTCGTGAGATGTATAATGCG GTGGTGCTTTCTTATGGTGCTGAAAGTGACAGATCTATTGGCATTCATGGGGAG GACTTGGCTGGAATTCATGCTGCTAGAGAGATTGTTTGGTGGTATAATGGGCATCAAGACTGTAGAAATCTTACCCCAGACTTAAAAAGCTCTGACACTGCTGTTATTCTCGGGCAG GGTAATGTCGCTCTTGATGTTGCTCGAGTTCTTTTACGTCCAACAACAGAATTGGCAAGAACTGATATTGCCTGCCATGCATTGGCTGCCTTAGAAGGGAGCTCTATAAG AAGAGTTTTTTTGGTTGGAAGACGTGGACCAGTGCAAGCAGCCTGGACTGCAAAAGAACTGCGAGAAATTCTGG GAATCAAAGATTTGGATATTCATATTCAGCAAGCTGATTTAGTTACTACTCCGGCCGATGAG atagaaatgaaaaataatcGGATCAGAAAGCGCGTTTATGAGTTGCTCTCGAAAGCAGCCAATCCTGGAACTTCTCCTTTGTGCAATCAACGTGAGCTCCACTTTGTCTTCTTCCACAGACCAGAGAAGTTTCTGGAATTGGATGATAAAAGTGGTCATCTTGCTGGTGTTCGGCTTGAGAAGACAATACTTAAAG GAGATGATGGTCAGATGAAGCAGGTTGCTGTTGGTACTGGCGTGTATGAAGACATTTCATGCGG GATAGCACTGAAGAGCATTGACCACAAGTCTCTTGCTATTGATGGACTACCCTTTGATAACCACAAAG GAATCGTTCCAAATATCGGAGGTTGTGTTCTAGCCAATGTGTCACAAGATGAATCAAAATGCGACACAGGGTTGTATGTGTGTGGGTGGTTGAAGAGAGGACCAACGGGGAATATCGGCACCAACCTTTATTGTGCCGAGGAgacagcgagtatgactctagcccgactatttaaggagggagtgatCATACCCCCGGATACCCCGGGGTGTGTCCGGGTCATGGGTAACCCGAGACCATTGATGACGTCCGCATAA